A stretch of Vigna angularis cultivar LongXiaoDou No.4 chromosome 4, ASM1680809v1, whole genome shotgun sequence DNA encodes these proteins:
- the LOC108331969 gene encoding homeobox protein knotted-1-like LET12 isoform X2: MAFHDHMAHEITFQPFTEDQQMGQGRDMQRLLPLSAGAPTWLNGNNAATLRQQNFLHLQPESATAQPNDDVRGGIDRNRTESNSEPDDLAEYKADILGHPLYDQLLSAHVSCLRIATPVDQLPRIDAQLQQSQRVVDKYSGLGNGVVDDKELDQFMTHYVILLCAFKEQLQQHVRVHAMEAVIACWELEQSLQTLTGVSPGEGTGATMSDDEEDQAESNANLYEGSMDGADSLSFGPLVPTETERSLMERVRQELKHELKQGYKEKIVDIREEILRKRRAGKLPGDTTSLLKAWWQSHSKWPYPTEEDKARLVQETGLQLKQINNWFINQRKRNWHTNPSSSSGSKSKRKSGAGETSNQSFM; encoded by the exons ATGGCTTTTCACGACCATATGGCGCACGAAATCACGTTTCAGCCCTTCACCGAGGACCAGCAGATGGGTCAGGGCAGAGACATGCAGCGGCTGCTGCCGCTCTCCGCCGGAGCACCGACATGGCTCAACGGCAACAACGCGGCCACGCTTCGGCAGCAGAATTTCCTCCACCTGCAACCGGAGTCGGCAACGGCGCAGCCTAACGACGACGTTCGTGGGGGCATAGATCGGAACCGGACGGAGAGCAACTCGGAACCGGACGATTTGGCGGAATACAAAGCGGACATTCTGGGACACCCGCTTTACGATCAACTCCTATCGGCTCACGTCTCGTGTCTGAGGATCGCCACGCCCGTTGACCAGCTTCCACGGATCGACGCGCAGCTTCAGCAGTCGCAGCGCGTCGTTGACAAGTACTCTGGCCTTGGAAACGGCGTCGTCGATGACAAAGAGCTTGATCAATTCATG ACGCATTATGTTATACTGCTCTGTGCTTTCAAAGAACAACTGCAACAACATGTCCGTGTTCATGCCATGGAAGCTGTTATCGCTTGTTGGGAGCTTGAGCAATCTCTACAAACCTTGACTG GTGTATCTCCCGGAGAAGGAACGGGTGCAACGATGTCAGACGATGAAGAAGACCAGGCTGAGAGTAATGCCAACTTATACGAAGGAAGCATGGATGGTGCTGATAGTCTCAGCTTTGGACCTCTTGTTCCCACCGAAACTGAAAGATCTTTGATGGAACGTGTTAGGCAGGAGTTGAAGCATGAGCTGAAACAG GGTTACAAGGAGAAGATTGTCGACATAAGAGAAGAAATTCTACGAAAGAGAAGAGCGGGGAAGCTCCCAGGTGACACCACTTCGCTTTTAAAAGCATGGTGGCAGTCACATTCGAAATGGCCATATCCAACA GAAGAAGACAAGGCAAGGTTGGTGCAGGAAACAGGCTTGCAACTAAAGCAGATAAACAACTGGTTCATAAATCAAAGGAAAAGGAATTGGCATACTAATCCTTCGTCTTCTAGTGGCTCCAAAAGCAAACGCAAGAG TGGTGCAGGTGAAACAAGTAACCAGAGCTTCATGTGA
- the LOC108331969 gene encoding homeobox protein knotted-1-like LET12 isoform X1, with the protein MAFHDHMAHEITFQPFTEDQQMGQGRDMQRLLPLSAGAPTWLNGNNAATLRQQNFLHLQPESATAQPNDDVRGGIDRNRTESNSEPDDLAEYKADILGHPLYDQLLSAHVSCLRIATPVDQLPRIDAQLQQSQRVVDKYSGLGNGVVDDKELDQFMTHYVILLCAFKEQLQQHVRVHAMEAVIACWELEQSLQTLTGVSPGEGTGATMSDDEEDQAESNANLYEGSMDGADSLSFGPLVPTETERSLMERVRQELKHELKQGYKEKIVDIREEILRKRRAGKLPGDTTSLLKAWWQSHSKWPYPTEEDKARLVQETGLQLKQINNWFINQRKRNWHTNPSSSSGSKSKRKSSGAGETSNQSFM; encoded by the exons ATGGCTTTTCACGACCATATGGCGCACGAAATCACGTTTCAGCCCTTCACCGAGGACCAGCAGATGGGTCAGGGCAGAGACATGCAGCGGCTGCTGCCGCTCTCCGCCGGAGCACCGACATGGCTCAACGGCAACAACGCGGCCACGCTTCGGCAGCAGAATTTCCTCCACCTGCAACCGGAGTCGGCAACGGCGCAGCCTAACGACGACGTTCGTGGGGGCATAGATCGGAACCGGACGGAGAGCAACTCGGAACCGGACGATTTGGCGGAATACAAAGCGGACATTCTGGGACACCCGCTTTACGATCAACTCCTATCGGCTCACGTCTCGTGTCTGAGGATCGCCACGCCCGTTGACCAGCTTCCACGGATCGACGCGCAGCTTCAGCAGTCGCAGCGCGTCGTTGACAAGTACTCTGGCCTTGGAAACGGCGTCGTCGATGACAAAGAGCTTGATCAATTCATG ACGCATTATGTTATACTGCTCTGTGCTTTCAAAGAACAACTGCAACAACATGTCCGTGTTCATGCCATGGAAGCTGTTATCGCTTGTTGGGAGCTTGAGCAATCTCTACAAACCTTGACTG GTGTATCTCCCGGAGAAGGAACGGGTGCAACGATGTCAGACGATGAAGAAGACCAGGCTGAGAGTAATGCCAACTTATACGAAGGAAGCATGGATGGTGCTGATAGTCTCAGCTTTGGACCTCTTGTTCCCACCGAAACTGAAAGATCTTTGATGGAACGTGTTAGGCAGGAGTTGAAGCATGAGCTGAAACAG GGTTACAAGGAGAAGATTGTCGACATAAGAGAAGAAATTCTACGAAAGAGAAGAGCGGGGAAGCTCCCAGGTGACACCACTTCGCTTTTAAAAGCATGGTGGCAGTCACATTCGAAATGGCCATATCCAACA GAAGAAGACAAGGCAAGGTTGGTGCAGGAAACAGGCTTGCAACTAAAGCAGATAAACAACTGGTTCATAAATCAAAGGAAAAGGAATTGGCATACTAATCCTTCGTCTTCTAGTGGCTCCAAAAGCAAACGCAAGAG TAGTGGTGCAGGTGAAACAAGTAACCAGAGCTTCATGTGA
- the LOC108331969 gene encoding homeobox protein knotted-1-like LET12 isoform X3: MAFHDHMAHEITFQPFTEDQQMGQGRDMQRLLPLSAGAPTWLNGNNAATLRQQNFLHLQPESATAQPNDDVRGGIDRNRTESNSEPDDLAEYKADILGHPLYDQLLSAHVSCLRIATPVDQLPRIDAQLQQSQRVVDKYSGLGNGVVDDKELDQFMTHYVILLCAFKEQLQQHVRVHAMEAVIACWELEQSLQTLTGVSPGEGTGATMSDDEEDQAESNANLYEGSMDGADSLSFGPLVPTETERSLMERVRQELKHELKQGYKEKIVDIREEILRKRRAGKLPGDTTSLLKAWWQSHSKWPYPTEEDKARLVQETGLQLKQINNWFINQRKRNWHTNPSSSSGSKSKRKR, from the exons ATGGCTTTTCACGACCATATGGCGCACGAAATCACGTTTCAGCCCTTCACCGAGGACCAGCAGATGGGTCAGGGCAGAGACATGCAGCGGCTGCTGCCGCTCTCCGCCGGAGCACCGACATGGCTCAACGGCAACAACGCGGCCACGCTTCGGCAGCAGAATTTCCTCCACCTGCAACCGGAGTCGGCAACGGCGCAGCCTAACGACGACGTTCGTGGGGGCATAGATCGGAACCGGACGGAGAGCAACTCGGAACCGGACGATTTGGCGGAATACAAAGCGGACATTCTGGGACACCCGCTTTACGATCAACTCCTATCGGCTCACGTCTCGTGTCTGAGGATCGCCACGCCCGTTGACCAGCTTCCACGGATCGACGCGCAGCTTCAGCAGTCGCAGCGCGTCGTTGACAAGTACTCTGGCCTTGGAAACGGCGTCGTCGATGACAAAGAGCTTGATCAATTCATG ACGCATTATGTTATACTGCTCTGTGCTTTCAAAGAACAACTGCAACAACATGTCCGTGTTCATGCCATGGAAGCTGTTATCGCTTGTTGGGAGCTTGAGCAATCTCTACAAACCTTGACTG GTGTATCTCCCGGAGAAGGAACGGGTGCAACGATGTCAGACGATGAAGAAGACCAGGCTGAGAGTAATGCCAACTTATACGAAGGAAGCATGGATGGTGCTGATAGTCTCAGCTTTGGACCTCTTGTTCCCACCGAAACTGAAAGATCTTTGATGGAACGTGTTAGGCAGGAGTTGAAGCATGAGCTGAAACAG GGTTACAAGGAGAAGATTGTCGACATAAGAGAAGAAATTCTACGAAAGAGAAGAGCGGGGAAGCTCCCAGGTGACACCACTTCGCTTTTAAAAGCATGGTGGCAGTCACATTCGAAATGGCCATATCCAACA GAAGAAGACAAGGCAAGGTTGGTGCAGGAAACAGGCTTGCAACTAAAGCAGATAAACAACTGGTTCATAAATCAAAGGAAAAGGAATTGGCATACTAATCCTTCGTCTTCTAGTGGCTCCAAAAGCAAACGCAAGAG GTGA
- the LOC108331639 gene encoding peptidyl-prolyl cis-trans isomerase CYP28, chloroplastic codes for MAYSLPPPPPPPPSLPLHNHFTRRSLLLLSTTTTTTTTLSLPSTPPPTPTVTDRVFMDFSLCPNNFLPDRANTLSPICSDSTLLGRVVLGLFGNLVPLTVSNFKSVCLGSNATSSSYKNTLVHKVFPGQYLLAGRQGRPDKGEVRPPRDLPRNTETVDAKAFALTHSRPGVVSLSLSENDDDDDVKLDPEYRNVEFLITTGPGPCPQLDSKNIVFGTVLEGLDVITAIASIPTYQPSERIRQFNDLAEFFGDGRAQNARNIWNRPLTTVYISDCGELKVTKPSLTPSLP; via the exons ATGGCCTACTCTCTCCCACCACCACCGCCACCACCGCCCTCTCTCCCTCTCCACAACCACTTCACACGGCGctccctcctcctcctctccaCCACAACCACCACGACGACCACCCTTTCCCTCCCCTCCACGCCTCCTCCCACCCCGACCGTCACCGATCGCGTCTTCATGGATTTCAGCCTCTGCCCCAACAACTTCCTCCCCGACCGCGCCAACACCCTCTCCCCCATCTGCTCCGATTCCACGCTATTGGGCCGCGTTGTCTTGGGCCTCTTCGGTAATCTCGTTCCCCTAACCGTCTCAAATTTTAAGTCAGTGTGCCTCGGCTCAAACGCCACGTCATCTTCTTACAAGAACACGCTCGTCCACAAGGTTTTTCCCGGCCAGTACCTCCTCGCTGGCCGCCAGGGTCGGCCCGACAAGGGTGAGGTCCGCCCGCCGCGCGACCTGCCGCGCAACACCGAGACCGTCGACGCCAAGGCCTTCGCGCTCACCCATTCCCGACCCGGCGTCGTTTCACTCTCGCTCTCCGAAAACGACGACGACGACGATGTTAAGCTCGATCCTGAGTACCGGAATGTTGAGTTCTTGATCACCACTGGACCCGGACCTTGCCCCCAGCTGGATAGCAAGAACATTGTCTTCGGAACAGTTCTCGAAG GATTGGATGTCATCACAGCCATAGCTTCCATTCCTACCTACCAACCATCTGAGAGAATTCGCCAGTTTAATGACTTGGCTGAATTTTTCGGAGATGGAAGGGCTCAGAATGCACGCAACATATGGAACAGGCCTCTTACGACTGTTTATATCAGTGACTGTGGAGAACTCAAAGTGACAAAGCCTTCCCTCACGCCTTCTTTACCATAA